From Micromonospora auratinigra:
CGCCGAAACCACGTCTCGCAAGCTGATGCGGTTCGAAGCCGAAGGTGACCTCGGGGTGTCCGAGGGCGCGCAGGCGATGCTCGTCGCCGAGGGGACGCCCGTCGACGTCGAGGTCGTCTCCGTATTCGGTAACGTGGTCACGCTGTCGCTGCCGCCGGAAGCGAAAACGCCAACCAAGGCCGCGCTGCGCTGTGACCTGACCTGGCTGCTCTCCTCGCAAAGCAAACGCCTCCGCGAGCTCGTCAACGGTGGACCAGGCTTCAATGCGGAAGCCGCGGCAGCCCTGCTCACCACGACCGGCCGCGCCACCACGTTAGAGGACCTGCCGCCGGAGGCGCTCGACGGCCTGAACCACGGCCAGCGGTATGCCGTCCAACTGGCGCTCACCCCAGGAGTCACGTGGCTATGGGGACCTCCTGGAACCGGCAAGACCACCACCGTAGCCGCCCTCGTCGCGGAACTCTGCCGACGCGGCCTGCGGGTGCTGCTCACCGCCCCCACCAACGCCGCCATCGACGTTGCCATCCAGAGCACCCTCAAACGGCTCCCCGGCCTCGCCAGTGGCGCGCTGGTCCGGCTCGGTCAACCCTCCGACGCCTCCCTCATCGCGCGACCCGACGGCCACGTCCTGATCGATGAGATCGCCGCCAAGCGGGGTGAGCTGCTTGCCAAGGCGCGGGTCCGGCAGGGTGAGCGGATCCGCACCCTGCGGGACCGACTCAAGCCGCTCGAGAAGCGACACGCCAGCCTCACCGCTGACGAACAAGCAATTCGCCTCAAGCTGGAGCGCGACCTGGCCGACGCGACTGCCATGGTCCGGGAACTGGACTCCTCCCTTCACTTCGTACGACGGCAGGTCTGTCGTGAGGCGCAGGTAGTCGCGGCCACCTCCCACCAAGTCGTGTTGAAGACACTCAAAGAGCTCAGCTTTGACGTGGTGATCCTCGACGAAGCGAGCATGACCACCACCGCGCTGGCCCTGTTAGTGGCCGGCGCTGGCACCGGTCACACCATCGTCACCGGTGACTTCCGCCAGCTGCCGCCCGTCGTCATCGCCGACACGCCCGACACGCAGGACTGGCTACGGCGCAGCCCGTTCGAAACCGCCGGCGTCAACCACGCGGTCACCCGGAACAACCCACCCCACCGACTCGCCGCCCTGACACAGCAATACCGAATGCGGCACGACATCAACCACATCGTCAGCGAGGCGTTCTATCCAGAAAGCCCCCTGCTCACCGCCCCACATGTCGCCACCAGACCCCGCAGCAGCAAGGCGGCCTGGGCGCGCGGAGAGCTAGTGCTACTCGACACCTCCACCCTGCACGCCCGCACCGCCCGGAAACAGGGCATGTCCTCCCGCTACAACCTGATGCACGCCCAACTCGCCGCCGGACTCCTCACCGACCCGACGGTCAAACTGTCCAGCCTTGGAGTCATCTCGCCGTTCGCCGCCCAGGCACGCCTGCTGGAATCGCTACTGCCCGAGGCGAAGCTCGAAGAATGGGCCGCCTCGACCGTGCACCGGTTCCAAGGCTCGGAGCGAGACGTCATCATCTACGACACCGTCGACAGCGGCATCGGGGTACGCCCCCTGCACCGATGGTTCACTGACGGCGACAACGGCGGCGACGGCGCCCGGCTGCTCAACGTCGCCGCCAGCCGCGCCCGCGACCACCTCCTGGTCGTCGCCGCACTGAACCAACTGCACCACAGCCGGACCACCCGGGACGCCGTGCGGCAGTTCTTCACAAAAATGCTGGAGAGAAGCCACATTATCGACTGGGAGTCGACGCTCCACCACTCGTCGGTCACCCGGCGGGTGAGCGGGAGCGTCACCGAGCTACTCGCGAAAGACCTGATCGGCGCCCGCAGCGTCGAGATGTGGCTGCCCCGGGCACCGCTGGTCGAGCTGCCAGCCCTGATCCCATCGCTGAAACTGATCGCCGAGCAGGACCTCCAGACGGAGCCTGTGACGATCTGGTGCGAGCCCGACCCGGACGGCTACCTGTCGCCGGAGGCGACGCAGGCCAAACGCGCCGGGATCAACATGCGCCCGTGCCTGCCAATCCTCGAATCGAGCGCCGTGATCGACGATGTGGTGTGGACGTCAACCGGCTCCCTGCTCGGCCCGGATCCCGGCGTGGTGCTACGCACCCCGCACCCGGCCTTCGCCGATGCGGTACGTCGGGCGCAGCGGCGACGGCCCGGCGTAGCGCCGGGCAGCCGGCAACTTGGAGATGAGTGCGGCCGCTGCTCCCGCAGCCTCATCCGGTTCGAGGTCGGCCGCCGCGGACTGCCGACCGTCGGCTGGGGGTGCCTGCTCTGCGACAGCTCGAAAAGCCGACAGAGCCGCGATCGGGCCGGCGGCGAGCGGCAGGGTAGCTGGGGGCGACGCTGAGACCAGTGCGACAGCCAACCATCAGCGCAAGGAGCACCTGACCCGACATGCCTGACCTCACCATCGCGGAGCGCATCATCCAGGAACTGCTGCACACCACGCTCCCGCTCGATGACGACGAACTCGCGCGGCGCCTGGAGATACAACCCCGGCAGACGATCAACCAGGTCTGCCGTCGACTTGAGCAGAGCCGTCAGGTCCGCCGCTACATCGGTCCCAGCGGCAAGATCGTCAACGAGCTCGTCGGCGGCAGCCTCCCCGCTGGCACAGTCATCGAGCACGCACTCCTGCCCGAGCCCGCAGCTGGGGACAGCGCGACCCAACGGCGCGCCGAAGGTGTCATGCTTTCCCAGCTCAGCGAGCGGCTGGGGAAAACGCTGAGGCCACGCAGGTTCGCCCTACCCGACGGCGTCAGGGTCGAAGTCGACGGCGTCGACGAGGACCTCACCCTCCTTGTCGAAGCGTGGGCGCACCAGGGACCACCCAAGTCTGCGCAGAAGCACAAAGTCCTCGCTGACGCGATGCGCCTACTGTTCGTCGCCTCGACGCTGCCAGTCCCGCCACGAATGGTGTTGTGCCTGTCCGACAACGAGGCCGCCCGACACTTCACCACCGCGCGGTCGTGGGCAGCCACCGCCCTGCGTACCTTCGACATCCGCGTCGAGGTCGTGGAACTGCCAGCCGAGCTGAGAAGCGAAATCGTCGCCGCGCAGCAGCGCCAATACCGCTGACTGACACCACCACAGCGCACGTCGTTGCATACCGGCACCCGTACTCGGACCTCAGAGGCGGAACCTCACCGCGCCCGACGAGACCCATCGCCGCCTGCCCAGCTCGGTCGACCATTCGCACCGAGCGGGTCGAAGTCACGCCGGATGCGCCGGCGGTCCTCGACCAGCTCGCCGCCTTCTGCGTGGAGTACCTCGAACGGCTGGAGGACGCCGCGCCAGCCGCAGAGCTCGACCAGATCGAGCGGTACGTCGACCGTGCGATCACTTTGACCCAAGGGCGCGTCGGCCACTACTACGAGACGAAAGGCAGGGTTCTGGCGCTGCGCGGCGAGTTCGAAGCTGCGCGCGCCGCCGTAGCGCAGGCGGTGGAGTTGGAGCCGCGCACCGCCCGCGACTACCTGCGTCGGTTGGGCGACGAGGAACTGGTCTACTCCGCCGAACACAAGGAACTCGAGGTGTTTACGTACGACGAGGTGCCGCGGCTGCACATGCCGCAGCCGTACAAGCGGACCATCGCGCGGTGGCGCGAGCGGGCCCATCACCTGGCATAACTGCCGGCCCGGCGCCCTCCGCCTATGGAGCGGCGCTGCACCAGCTCCGGCGCTGATGCGCACCACAGCGCGGCATTTCCCCTGGTTAGTAGATATTCGGGCGACAGTTGGCGTCGGACGCGGCCGGGGGACCCACCACGCCGGCCAGACTCCAACTCAGGCCGGGACAACGGCCGTTGACCGCCATTGACTGCGACTTCACCGTCACGCCGGACGGCAAGATGATCCGACCGCATTCGACCGTAGTAGCTGCAGCTCCGACCGCCCGTACGCAGTGGGCGGCTCCTGGCCACCGATACCCCAACGAGTCCAGAACCTCGGTCGGCGAAATACCCGGGCGGCAACAGTTAGTGGAATGGGTGCTACGGCTCGATCCGCATACGACCACGCTGGGACATCCGGACCAGCCCCAACCTCAGATCAGCGGCGTCGCATGAAGGCGTAGGTCAGGTGGCTGGAGGTGAACTCGGAGACAGTGATGAGCTCCCAGCCCACCGCCTCGAGCATCTCCGCGGCCGCGACGGCCTGACTGACCCGGTCGGCTCCGGCACCCTGAACCAGGATGGACAACAGCCGGTATGGGTAGACCCGCAGGTCAGCACGACCAGCGAGCACGGTTTGCGCGGTGATGGTGCGGGTGCGGATCACCTGATCAGGGTTCTCGGGCATGGGTGCCACCGTATGCGCTGCCGGCAGCCGACCAACTGCACAGTGGTAGCGGCATCCGCTCAGGCCGATCAGCGCGCATCAGAGTAGTACTGGGTACCGACAACTCAACCCACCGTGACGCCGCTTCGCTGGTTTCGAGCCCACCACTCTGTGCGGATCTGAGCGTCAGCAAGCACTGTCGAAGGACAGGCCGCTACTTGCCGGAGCCGCGAGCCAGGCGGCCCGGACAGGAGCATATCGCCGCGCAGTCATCCGGGTATGCGCCAGCGCTGCGGCACGCAGCGGTCCGGTGGGCGCGAACTTGATCCCCGTGTCGTGGACGTCGAGGCTGTCGAGGCCGACCAAATCGGCCTCGTGGACGAAGGCCATCTCCAAGGCGAGCTGCCACAACTCGGGCTGCCAGCCGGGATCGTCGTGGTCGCCGACATCAGCGATCGCCAGCTGCCGAGTGAAGGTCAGAATCAGGCGGTTGTCGCTCCAGGACCTTCGGCCCCACTGAATGATGAAGCCGTCTGCGTCGGAGTCCGGAGTTGGGTCGATGCCGGCGATGTCCAGTTGTAGGAACTCTGCGAACGCACCCCATGCCGCCTCGACATCGGTCACAGCGTCCGGATCGACTCCTTGCCGCCGCAGAATCTTCGCGTACACCTCACCGCTGATCGATCAAGGGATGTGCATGCGACCAGCATGCCCTGACGAACAGCCCGGCTGTCGTGCGGCCCGCCAACAGATCCGCAACAGATCTCGGCCAGCTGACAGGCGACAGCCCGGACCGGTAAGGCATCAGTGCCGGCACAACTGCTATCCGCCGTGCAACCCCTGTGCGCTCAACCGGCCACTCCCGCTAAGGTCGACCTCTCGTTGATCCACCGCGTGGCCAGAGAGGGCAGCCATGGCTAGGTTCCGAGTCAACGTCTGCCTAGATCGCGTGGCGGCAGGTGATGTCGACGCCGCGCTGACCGCCGCGATGGCGCCGTTCGACTACAACTTCAGCGACGAGTGGAACAGCGCCGGCGAATGAGACAGGTGGTGTATCGACGCCGGACCCGCCAGCGGATTGGCGGTGCGGCCCGAGCACCAGGGCGATCCGCGGCTCATCTACGGCGATCATGAGGCCGAGCCGCTGCACTGTGCCGGCGGCCCGCGAGGCCTGCTCGACTTCGACGCGACGCGCCGGCAAGCCGTCGACCGGGCGAGCGCCAGATGGCAGGCCCAGCAGTACGACTTCCAGAAACTGGTCGCCGAGCATCCGCCAGCGCGGCCCTTGACAGACTTCCTGGCGCGTCACGAAGCGAACCCCGAGGGCTATCCGCGCGAGCAGGCCGTCGCCGACCACCACGCCCAGCCTCTGATCCTGGCACTCAACCACCACACGGCCTGGGAACGCTACCCAAGCCTCGGGATCTGGGTACTCGGGCCGAACACCGACCCGATCAGTGCGATTACTCGTGACCCCCAAGCCGCCTTCGACGACGCGGCAGCATGGGCCATCACCGCCGGCGCCCTACTGACCACCGAAGGCCAGTGGATCGATCCCGACCAGCTGGGACCATTCGCGACACCTCCCGACGGCGAAGACGCCATCGACGCCTACGCGC
This genomic window contains:
- a CDS encoding DEAD/DEAH box helicase produces the protein MPQTALLATLRQAGLRTDSSDLYLACATHGLADLKGDSWIPRGWATPVAETTPASAQPRQSPQPPADRRAATQVRRLASSIGISMDEPSPPIGPVPAQWPQVAGQAARALNEELRAVTDRRTLQDVPVSGGFVVAETTSRKLMRFEAEGDLGVSEGAQAMLVAEGTPVDVEVVSVFGNVVTLSLPPEAKTPTKAALRCDLTWLLSSQSKRLRELVNGGPGFNAEAAAALLTTTGRATTLEDLPPEALDGLNHGQRYAVQLALTPGVTWLWGPPGTGKTTTVAALVAELCRRGLRVLLTAPTNAAIDVAIQSTLKRLPGLASGALVRLGQPSDASLIARPDGHVLIDEIAAKRGELLAKARVRQGERIRTLRDRLKPLEKRHASLTADEQAIRLKLERDLADATAMVRELDSSLHFVRRQVCREAQVVAATSHQVVLKTLKELSFDVVILDEASMTTTALALLVAGAGTGHTIVTGDFRQLPPVVIADTPDTQDWLRRSPFETAGVNHAVTRNNPPHRLAALTQQYRMRHDINHIVSEAFYPESPLLTAPHVATRPRSSKAAWARGELVLLDTSTLHARTARKQGMSSRYNLMHAQLAAGLLTDPTVKLSSLGVISPFAAQARLLESLLPEAKLEEWAASTVHRFQGSERDVIIYDTVDSGIGVRPLHRWFTDGDNGGDGARLLNVAASRARDHLLVVAALNQLHHSRTTRDAVRQFFTKMLERSHIIDWESTLHHSSVTRRVSGSVTELLAKDLIGARSVEMWLPRAPLVELPALIPSLKLIAEQDLQTEPVTIWCEPDPDGYLSPEATQAKRAGINMRPCLPILESSAVIDDVVWTSTGSLLGPDPGVVLRTPHPAFADAVRRAQRRRPGVAPGSRQLGDECGRCSRSLIRFEVGRRGLPTVGWGCLLCDSSKSRQSRDRAGGERQGSWGRR
- a CDS encoding transcriptional regulator, which produces MPENPDQVIRTRTITAQTVLAGRADLRVYPYRLLSILVQGAGADRVSQAVAAAEMLEAVGWELITVSEFTSSHLTYAFMRRR
- a CDS encoding ligand-gated ion channel, whose translation is MTDVEAAWGAFAEFLQLDIAGIDPTPDSDADGFIIQWGRRSWSDNRLILTFTRQLAIADVGDHDDPGWQPELWQLALEMAFVHEADLVGLDSLDVHDTGIKFAPTGPLRAAALAHTRMTARRYAPVRAAWLAAPASSGLSFDSAC